A region from the Sphaerodactylus townsendi isolate TG3544 linkage group LG01, MPM_Stown_v2.3, whole genome shotgun sequence genome encodes:
- the LOC125438975 gene encoding left-right determination factor 2-like: protein MALSLRWAVTCIFFIATTISGFTQEKLKQMLLERLGLPEVPALHRTDLEKLIIPEHVRNKYMLMLKQHRIKRRALPSLAGILRGIPGNADISGEVLYSDTTRQKLIFDMQGRIPENSEVTMAELKLFKKPLERAQLPSRQSQRPVTNARVSVYWVQPQENGTNRTSLIDSRLVPVMESGWRNFDVTQAVHYWLKTKRQGPMLLEIWIEGERLGSYASEMARVVRFTSQNPSDTTLGKPELVLYTLNLDEYGGPGDCKEETLTERTICCRQEHYINFRELTWTQYWIIEPAGYQAYHCVGICRQPKNLLHHFGYGERTCAVVESSPLPMMYLVKKGNYTEIEVAEFPNMIVEKCGCIMDNIAVV, encoded by the exons ATGGCTCTGAGCCTTCGCTGGGCTGTAACTTGCATCTTTTTCATAGCTACCACCATCAGTGGATTTACCCAGGAAAAACTCAAACAGATGTTGTTGGAAAGGCTTGGGCTACCTGAAGTCCCAGCTCTTCACAGAACAGACCTGGAGAAACTCATCATTCCGGAGCATGtaagaaataaatacatgttgATGCTGAAGCAGCACCGCATTAAGCGAAGAGCCTTACCAAGTCTAGCTGGGATCCTGAGAGGGATTCCTGGCAATGCAG ATATTTCAGGAGAAGTTCTCTATTCCGACACCACTCGCCAGAAGCTGATCTTCGACATGCAGGGCAGGATACCAGAAAACAGTGAAGTTACCATGGCTGAGTTAAAACTTTTCAAAAAGCCATTAGAGAGGGCTCAATTGCCCAGCCGTCAGTCTCAGAGGCCAGTCACAAATGCCCGAGTGAGTGTGTACTGGGTGCAGCCTCAAGAGAACGGCACCAACCGGACTTCTTTGATCGATTCCAG GTTAGTTCCAGTTATGGAGTCTGGTTGGAGGAATTTTGATGTAACTCAGGCTGTGCACTATTGGCTGAAGACAAAGAGACAGGGACCAATgctcctggagatctggattgAAGGAGAGCGATTAGGCAGCTATGCATCTGAAATGGCCAGGGTCGTGCGTTTTACTTCTCAGAATCCTTCTGATACAACCCTGGGAAAGCCTGAGTTGGTGCTTTACACACTCAATTTGGATGAATATGG AGGACCTGGAGATTGTAAAGAGGAAACCTTGACAGAGAGGACCATCTGCTGCCGGCAGGAACATTATATCAATTTCCGTGAGCTCACCTGGACTCAGTATTGGATTATTGAGCCAGCTGGTTACCAGGCTTACCACTGTGTGGGCATCTGCCGGCAGCCCAAGAACTTGCTGCACCATTTTGGTTATGGAGAGAGAACTTGTGCTGTGGTAGAAAGTTCTCCACTTCCCATGATGTACCTTGTCAAGAAAGGCAACTACACAGAAATTGAAGTGGCAGAGTTCCCTAATATGATTGTAGAAAAATGTGGCTGCATTATGGACAATATAGCAGTGGTCTAG